From Bacillus sp. FSL K6-3431, the proteins below share one genomic window:
- a CDS encoding helix-turn-helix transcriptional regulator, producing MDSRLTTREKLLDLLKKETQMTVNQMSQRLNITEMAVRKHLNILDRDSFIQVSEIKQPMGRPVQVFSLTKEAEVLFPKNYENLTVDFLHDLQQLQGDEIIDQLFENRSKRLADKYASYVKNTLSNKEKLETLTNIQSQKGYMAELNQIDTNQFELIEYNCPIFEVSKNFKQACTCETKMFKKILNTKHVQRTSCKADGENHCHFLIHFDEPNENKSLLIQKDTKERSTVM from the coding sequence ATGGACTCTCGTTTAACAACTAGAGAAAAATTACTTGATTTGCTAAAAAAGGAAACCCAAATGACAGTGAATCAAATGTCTCAACGACTGAATATTACAGAAATGGCCGTGAGAAAGCATCTTAATATTCTTGATCGAGACTCTTTTATCCAAGTCTCTGAAATAAAGCAGCCTATGGGTCGTCCTGTCCAAGTTTTTTCCTTAACAAAGGAAGCGGAAGTGTTGTTTCCTAAAAACTACGAAAACCTTACGGTAGACTTCCTTCATGATCTCCAACAACTTCAAGGAGATGAAATTATAGACCAGCTTTTTGAAAACAGAAGTAAACGATTGGCGGATAAATACGCATCATATGTGAAAAATACCTTATCAAATAAAGAAAAATTAGAGACCCTGACCAACATCCAAAGTCAAAAAGGATATATGGCTGAGCTTAATCAGATAGATACAAATCAATTTGAATTAATTGAGTATAATTGTCCTATTTTTGAGGTGTCAAAGAATTTTAAACAGGCATGTACATGTGAAACGAAGATGTTTAAAAAAATATTGAATACAAAACATGTGCAACGAACCAGTTGTAAGGCTGATGGAGAAAATCATTGCCATTTCCTTATTCATTTTGATGAGCCTAATGAAAATAAAAGCTTACTTATTCAAAAAGATACAAAAGAAAGGTCAACTGTTATGTAA
- a CDS encoding superoxide dismutase, giving the protein MAKYTLPALSFAFNALEPIIDQQTMEIHHGKHHQTYVNNLNTTLEGYENLHNKSLQELLTNLDALPESIRTAVRNNGGGHLNHSLFWEILASPSEGNAPTGNLAIAINNSFGSFENFKDEFSKSAISRFGSGWAWLAVNSEKRLEITSTPNQDNPIIEGKTAILGLDVWEHAYYLAYQNRRPDYISNFFKVINWDAVSINFSNTLNA; this is encoded by the coding sequence ATGGCGAAATACACACTACCCGCTTTAAGTTTTGCTTTTAATGCATTAGAACCAATCATTGATCAACAAACAATGGAAATACATCACGGGAAGCATCATCAAACCTATGTAAACAACTTGAATACTACTTTGGAAGGATACGAAAATTTACATAACAAATCTTTGCAAGAACTACTAACAAATTTAGATGCTTTGCCTGAATCCATTAGAACGGCTGTTAGAAATAATGGTGGTGGCCATTTAAACCATTCTCTGTTCTGGGAAATTCTAGCTTCACCTTCAGAAGGCAATGCTCCTACAGGCAACCTAGCAATAGCTATTAATAATAGTTTTGGCAGTTTTGAAAACTTTAAAGATGAGTTTTCGAAGAGTGCTATAAGCAGATTTGGTTCAGGTTGGGCTTGGTTAGCTGTTAACTCCGAAAAAAGACTTGAAATAACAAGTACGCCAAATCAAGATAATCCAATTATAGAAGGAAAAACTGCAATCTTAGGCTTAGATGTATGGGAACACGCATATTATTTAGCTTACCAAAACAGAAGACCAGATTATATTTCAAATTTCTTTAAAGTTATTAATTGGGATGCAGTCTCCATTAATTTTTCAAACACATTGAATGCTTAA
- a CDS encoding YwhD family protein, translating to MKESSPSGPQFNILKNDPTRGEGGYGVGTISLENITPVIIDPEETLAFIDIDALHGRSCVERKVRFGPTKDNLIEPRLYWIVWVSLELGDIGPFYSGIGACEILISREERRIRPGYKSMPEHVNTLDQVLKNKILISHMDAKSKELLKRFLIKFNYSYWEHSNEEVKKSFS from the coding sequence TTGAAAGAAAGTTCACCTAGTGGTCCGCAATTTAATATCCTTAAAAACGATCCTACAAGGGGCGAAGGTGGCTACGGAGTCGGGACAATTTCTTTAGAAAATATTACTCCCGTTATCATCGATCCTGAAGAGACACTAGCGTTTATTGATATCGATGCTTTACATGGTAGAAGTTGTGTAGAAAGAAAAGTTAGATTTGGGCCGACAAAAGACAATTTAATAGAACCGCGATTATACTGGATTGTCTGGGTATCACTTGAACTCGGAGATATTGGCCCATTTTACTCAGGTATAGGTGCATGCGAAATATTAATTTCCAGGGAAGAACGAAGAATCCGACCTGGTTATAAATCTATGCCTGAACATGTCAATACTTTAGATCAGGTATTGAAAAACAAAATTCTAATTAGTCATATGGATGCAAAATCCAAAGAACTACTCAAACGTTTTTTGATAAAATTTAATTATAGCTACTGGGAACATTCGAATGAAGAAGTTAAAAAAAGCTTTTCCTAA
- a CDS encoding indolepyruvate ferredoxin oxidoreductase subunit alpha, with protein sequence MAFVITSPCIAELAADCVEVCPVDCIVKGEDQYFIDPEVCIDCGACETACPVEAIYHEEEMLEEDIVFVEKAKSFFNI encoded by the coding sequence ATGGCTTTTGTAATAACTTCTCCTTGTATAGCTGAACTTGCAGCAGATTGTGTCGAGGTTTGCCCTGTCGACTGTATTGTAAAGGGAGAAGATCAATATTTTATAGATCCTGAAGTATGTATTGATTGTGGAGCGTGTGAGACCGCTTGTCCGGTAGAAGCAATTTATCATGAAGAAGAAATGCTAGAAGAAGATATTGTTTTTGTTGAAAAAGCAAAAAGCTTCTTTAACATATAA
- a CDS encoding flavin reductase family protein — protein sequence MGKNAENITSFKEAMGNYPTGVTVVTAFDQNDNPLGITVNSFASVSLEPLLILWSIDKKVSTYDAFLQTDTFAVNILAEDQSELCTLFASKVNDRFSQCDWKESDLKLPILANSLAVLQCKTYQKVNAGDHTILIGEVVDIKNESKGPLMYHRRAMGPIPKVFYN from the coding sequence ATGGGGAAGAATGCAGAAAATATAACTAGCTTTAAAGAAGCAATGGGGAATTACCCTACAGGGGTGACCGTCGTTACAGCTTTTGATCAGAATGATAACCCTTTGGGGATTACTGTTAATTCATTCGCGTCTGTATCTTTAGAGCCTTTACTTATTTTATGGTCCATTGACAAAAAGGTCAGCACTTATGACGCTTTCCTCCAAACTGATACATTCGCAGTAAATATTTTAGCTGAGGATCAAAGTGAACTATGCACACTCTTTGCTAGTAAAGTAAATGATCGATTCAGTCAATGTGACTGGAAAGAGTCGGATCTCAAACTTCCCATTTTAGCTAATTCTCTAGCGGTTCTGCAGTGTAAAACTTATCAGAAAGTTAATGCTGGTGACCATACGATATTAATTGGCGAAGTTGTAGATATTAAGAACGAAAGTAAAGGACCTCTCATGTATCATAGAAGAGCTATGGGACCAATTCCGAAAGTGTTTTATAACTAG
- the spoVB gene encoding stage V sporulation protein B, giving the protein MTKQSLIKGTIILTVAAFITKLLGFANGIMLANILGPEGVGLMMMAMPIVGLLFTLTTLGLPLAISKLVAEAEIREDKLRVKKILIVSLTTIGLLSIVVMIATFFCANFLSSILLTDKRAYYSFLAVIPMVPIVAISAVFKGYFRGKQNMTPIASSQVFEQVITIGFIFILVQGLLPYGIEFATAGAVLGSVIGEIFSLFYILLLFKKEKDKNFTLGNSFIRHARNGKKIFTDLLQTGLPTTGDGLILSIIGMAMPVLITQSLSIAGVETPLATKQFGILVGYAAPLILLPGFVTHSLSVPLVPVISEAHEKKDHLLIHRSIQQAIRIGLIVGVPWTIIVYLFAEPLTTLIYKSPEAAIFVKIMAPFFLLHYFHAPLQAVLIGLGKAKAVMFNNLVSSVITLPIIFILTSNPTFEIKGVAIAMNVGVVLGTLLHLITVSKLIGFNLNLLDFVKVLLSGMLMGCGGLIIYRSIGNTNPVFQLGSALMLSLLIYLLFLASFKSKAFNN; this is encoded by the coding sequence ATGACAAAACAAAGTCTTATAAAAGGAACGATCATTTTAACTGTAGCAGCCTTTATTACGAAATTATTGGGATTTGCCAATGGGATTATGCTAGCCAATATTCTTGGACCTGAAGGCGTTGGACTTATGATGATGGCAATGCCAATTGTGGGTCTATTATTTACCTTAACTACCTTGGGTCTTCCCTTAGCGATATCCAAACTTGTTGCCGAAGCTGAGATAAGAGAAGACAAGCTGCGTGTCAAAAAAATTCTCATTGTTTCTTTAACGACTATTGGTTTATTAAGTATCGTTGTCATGATTGCTACTTTCTTTTGTGCCAACTTTTTATCTTCGATTTTGTTAACGGACAAAAGAGCGTATTATTCTTTTCTTGCCGTCATCCCAATGGTCCCGATTGTGGCGATTTCTGCTGTTTTCAAGGGGTACTTTCGCGGAAAACAAAATATGACTCCGATTGCATCTTCTCAAGTTTTTGAACAGGTTATTACGATTGGATTTATTTTCATTTTGGTCCAAGGGCTACTACCTTATGGAATTGAATTTGCAACAGCTGGCGCAGTGTTAGGAAGCGTTATTGGGGAAATATTTTCTTTATTTTATATACTATTATTGTTTAAAAAGGAAAAAGATAAGAACTTTACATTGGGGAATTCCTTCATAAGGCATGCCAGAAATGGTAAAAAGATTTTTACGGACCTATTGCAAACTGGACTTCCCACAACCGGAGACGGTTTAATACTTTCGATCATAGGGATGGCAATGCCCGTGCTAATTACACAAAGTTTATCCATTGCTGGTGTGGAGACACCCCTTGCTACTAAACAGTTTGGGATTTTGGTTGGCTATGCTGCGCCTTTAATTTTACTTCCCGGATTTGTCACTCACTCATTATCTGTTCCCTTGGTTCCGGTTATAAGTGAAGCCCATGAGAAAAAAGATCATTTGCTCATACATAGGAGTATCCAACAAGCGATCCGGATTGGGTTAATCGTCGGCGTACCTTGGACAATCATTGTATATCTTTTTGCGGAACCATTAACTACGCTCATATATAAATCACCTGAAGCAGCTATCTTTGTGAAAATAATGGCACCATTTTTTCTTTTACATTATTTCCATGCACCATTACAAGCAGTACTAATTGGATTAGGAAAAGCGAAAGCGGTTATGTTCAACAACTTAGTTTCTTCAGTCATTACTCTTCCGATTATATTTATCCTAACCTCTAATCCTACATTCGAGATCAAAGGAGTAGCGATTGCGATGAATGTAGGCGTAGTGTTAGGTACCTTACTACATCTTATAACCGTTTCAAAACTAATTGGATTTAATCTAAATCTACTGGATTTTGTAAAAGTTTTGTTATCAGGTATGCTAATGGGTTGTGGAGGATTAATCATATATAGGTCTATCGGTAATACAAATCCAGTATTCCAGTTAGGGTCAGCGTTAATGTTATCCTTGCTTATTTATCTATTATTCCTTGCATCTTTTAAAAGTAAAGCTTTCAATAATTAA
- a CDS encoding LysE family transporter — MLTVRILQIVLFSIGLLFLLYFGWSIWNSDPANLSQKEAAMPTKKQIMFAVSVSLLNPPNILFFNR, encoded by the coding sequence GTGTTAACAGTTCGGATATTGCAAATAGTCCTATTTTCTATTGGACTATTGTTTCTACTATATTTTGGGTGGTCTATTTGGAATAGTGATCCCGCAAACTTAAGTCAAAAGGAAGCGGCGATGCCAACTAAAAAACAGATCATGTTTGCTGTTTCAGTATCCCTACTTAATCCTCCTAACATCCTTTTTTTTAATAGATGA
- the cdaS gene encoding sporulation-specific diadenylate cyclase CdaS, translated as MKNESCNFSPMKQILKEDIRQVITALQNNLEAMGNENYCLLGNFEKIKEKFVYIEMKAATFYLNCYLSPFTDKYPELSICVQNMSNLRHGGLIVIQREDSLESLIQPGISIGAELTHSLLESIFFPGNPLHDGAVLVSLNQIDSVANVLPLSDRYTGEKKLGTRHRAALGLTERSDALVLVVSEETGRVSFSLNGNLYPITIHGSL; from the coding sequence GTGAAGAATGAAAGTTGCAATTTTTCACCAATGAAACAGATATTAAAAGAGGATATTCGCCAAGTAATTACAGCATTACAGAATAACTTAGAAGCAATGGGGAATGAAAACTATTGCCTTCTTGGAAATTTCGAAAAAATTAAAGAAAAGTTTGTGTACATTGAAATGAAAGCTGCTACTTTTTATTTAAACTGTTATTTGTCTCCGTTTACGGACAAGTATCCGGAATTATCAATTTGCGTACAAAACATGTCCAATCTGAGACATGGTGGATTAATTGTGATTCAACGGGAAGATTCTCTTGAATCTTTGATTCAACCGGGTATTTCAATAGGAGCAGAGTTAACCCATTCTTTATTAGAATCAATTTTTTTCCCCGGAAATCCACTCCATGATGGTGCTGTATTGGTAAGTCTAAATCAGATCGATTCCGTAGCAAATGTCCTTCCACTTTCAGACAGATATACAGGTGAAAAAAAACTTGGTACACGACATCGCGCTGCTTTAGGTTTAACTGAACGAAGTGATGCTCTTGTACTAGTTGTATCTGAGGAAACAGGTAGAGTTTCATTTTCCTTAAATGGAAACCTTTACCCAATTACTATTCATGGGTCTCTATAG
- a CDS encoding diguanylate cyclase domain-containing protein has product MKDAAKTDEKKAIMYIDLVNFKAINDSLGHNVGDEFLLRLKNIANYEKVEEIDMRMQSIFKVHGTMIRYLISHADKALYKAKEKESRNKYVFYS; this is encoded by the coding sequence ATAAAAGATGCAGCGAAGACAGATGAAAAAAAGGCAATTATGTACATTGATCTTGTTAATTTTAAAGCAATCAATGATTCACTAGGACACAATGTTGGAGATGAATTTCTATTACGTCTAAAGAATATTGCGAATTATGAAAAAGTAGAAGAAATCGATATGAGGATGCAATCTATTTTTAAAGTGCATGGGACAATGATAAGATATTTAATTTCCCATGCAGATAAAGCGTTATATAAAGCAAAGGAAAAGGAAAGCAGAAATAAATATGTTTTTTATTCATAG
- a CDS encoding C45 family peptidase: MNHFYSDIIQFKGNHYDFGYMQGELLKESPILFNREKQWASMKKRHFNINQKDAIHLFSKFIPSMLDELHGLADALNWTMEDALRDFGGYYVEYEKSGCSILTGSEFLIRNYDSHPGYYEGRYTIYNPTDTGYAVIGPSMQITGRTDGMNEKGLAMGYNFINRVGSENGFVCNMIGRIILETCANVGEAISLLKEIPHRTSFSYVLLDPSGETFVVEASPRKVVARKSNISTNHFEVLTEENRYRMNDSLRRKKELEGKQSDDLDVYEAYRILNDKEKDIFSSKYATSAGTIHTSAYIPRERKVLFAIGGNRMPVIFDFNRYLEDEKINIKQVKGILDYHTPFVNMDRF, translated from the coding sequence ATGAATCATTTTTATAGCGATATCATTCAGTTTAAAGGGAATCATTATGATTTCGGCTATATGCAAGGGGAGTTGTTAAAGGAGTCTCCTATCCTGTTCAATCGTGAAAAGCAATGGGCCTCAATGAAAAAACGTCATTTTAATATCAATCAAAAAGACGCGATTCATCTATTCTCCAAATTTATTCCTAGTATGTTGGATGAGCTACATGGGTTAGCGGATGCGCTAAACTGGACGATGGAGGATGCCTTAAGAGACTTTGGAGGTTATTATGTTGAGTATGAGAAAAGTGGATGCTCTATTTTAACAGGATCTGAATTTTTAATTAGAAATTATGATAGCCATCCCGGTTACTATGAAGGAAGGTATACAATTTATAACCCAACAGATACGGGCTATGCTGTTATAGGTCCTTCAATGCAAATAACAGGTCGTACCGATGGAATGAATGAAAAAGGGCTTGCGATGGGCTATAACTTTATTAACCGAGTTGGCTCAGAAAATGGATTTGTATGTAATATGATTGGTCGTATTATTTTAGAAACTTGTGCTAATGTAGGTGAAGCTATCTCTTTATTAAAGGAAATTCCCCACCGAACGTCATTTAGTTATGTATTGTTAGATCCGAGTGGTGAAACATTTGTTGTAGAAGCTTCACCAAGAAAGGTAGTAGCTAGAAAATCGAATATTAGTACGAATCATTTTGAAGTGTTAACAGAAGAAAACCGCTATCGAATGAATGACTCATTAAGGCGAAAGAAGGAATTGGAAGGAAAGCAAAGTGATGATCTAGATGTATATGAGGCATATCGAATATTGAACGATAAAGAAAAAGATATATTTTCTAGCAAATATGCTACTTCGGCCGGAACAATACACACATCTGCTTACATTCCGAGAGAAAGGAAGGTTTTGTTTGCAATTGGCGGCAATCGAATGCCAGTTATCTTTGATTTTAATCGCTATTTAGAAGATGAAAAAATAAATATTAAACAGGTCAAAGGCATTCTTGATTACCATACGCCATTTGTTAATATGGATAGGTTTTAA
- a CDS encoding TetR/AcrR family transcriptional regulator, translating to MQNTSDKILQAALTLMQDRGYQTVSIKEIAQYAEVSEMTVFRHFKTKMGVFESAVEKFSYIPRFEEIFTNHIVWDLETDLTLIAKSYLESMNRNKSIFLIAIQERSDFPELNQAIAKNTMKLKSLIISYFTSMQERSQMKEVNVEAQAIIFLTTLYGYFSSTSLWKDHFLHDWEESFLLNTIDLFCEAFKK from the coding sequence ATGCAAAATACCTCAGATAAAATACTTCAGGCAGCATTAACTCTAATGCAAGATAGAGGCTATCAAACAGTTTCTATAAAGGAAATAGCCCAATATGCTGAAGTAAGTGAAATGACAGTCTTTCGACACTTTAAAACTAAAATGGGTGTTTTTGAATCAGCCGTAGAAAAGTTTTCTTATATTCCACGTTTTGAAGAAATTTTTACGAATCATATTGTTTGGGACTTGGAGACGGATTTGACTTTAATAGCAAAGTCTTACCTTGAGTCGATGAATAGAAATAAATCCATTTTTTTAATTGCGATTCAAGAAAGAAGCGATTTTCCAGAGTTAAATCAAGCAATCGCCAAAAATACAATGAAGCTTAAAAGTTTAATCATCTCTTATTTTACTTCTATGCAAGAGAGAAGCCAAATGAAGGAAGTGAACGTAGAAGCACAGGCCATTATTTTTTTAACAACTTTATATGGTTATTTTTCATCCACCTCTTTATGGAAAGACCATTTCCTGCATGACTGGGAGGAATCTTTTTTACTCAATACAATCGATTTGTTTTGTGAAGCATTTAAAAAATAA
- a CDS encoding MDR family MFS transporter, which yields MISEKQSFNRNLIIGILLSASFVTILNQTLIIIAIPPIMSDFQINPSQAQWLTTAFMLTNGILIPVTAFFIERFSSKHLLVAALSIFSLGTLIGAIAPSFSVLLLARIVQAVGAGIMMPLMQTVMLTLFPPEKRGAAMGLVGLVTGFAPAIGPSLAGWLIVHFSWRSLFYTVLPVSLIVLLLAIVLMKNVTEQKQVQIDLVSVVFSTFGWGGLLYGFSIAGTAGWTSAQVIGAISVGAVALFIFILRQLKLKQPMLEFRVFNSPMFTVTTILSVLVFAIMVGTQTLLPIYAQDVVSFTALESGLMLLPGALIMGFMSPVTGRIFDRFGGKWLSVSGFSLISVSLILYTNLSLDTSIVWIATIFFIMMIGISMMMMPLMTAGINALPPHLIPHGTAMSNTFRMVGGSIGTAILVSVMSNASLNTSLQQPKQAAMDGIQDAFMIASIVGILGVLLSFRVKSKKDKEKVISE from the coding sequence ATGATATCTGAAAAACAGTCATTTAACCGAAACCTTATTATTGGAATCTTGTTATCCGCGTCTTTTGTTACCATTTTGAATCAAACGTTAATCATTATAGCCATTCCTCCTATAATGAGTGATTTTCAAATTAATCCAAGCCAGGCCCAGTGGCTGACAACGGCGTTTATGTTAACGAACGGAATATTAATACCGGTCACAGCATTTTTTATAGAAAGGTTTTCAAGCAAACATCTTTTAGTTGCTGCGTTAAGTATTTTTTCACTCGGAACGTTGATAGGCGCAATCGCACCTAGTTTTTCTGTTTTGCTTTTAGCAAGAATTGTTCAAGCCGTTGGAGCTGGGATTATGATGCCCTTAATGCAGACGGTTATGCTTACCCTTTTTCCACCTGAAAAAAGAGGAGCTGCAATGGGGCTGGTTGGTCTTGTCACGGGGTTTGCCCCTGCAATAGGTCCATCATTAGCGGGCTGGCTCATTGTTCACTTCTCGTGGCGATCCCTATTTTACACTGTGCTTCCAGTTTCTTTGATTGTTCTACTTTTAGCAATAGTCCTAATGAAAAATGTAACCGAACAAAAGCAAGTACAAATAGATCTTGTATCTGTTGTTTTTTCCACTTTTGGATGGGGAGGTCTACTTTATGGATTTAGTATCGCTGGTACAGCTGGATGGACGAGCGCGCAAGTTATTGGGGCAATTAGCGTTGGGGCGGTAGCATTATTCATCTTTATCTTAAGACAATTGAAGCTGAAACAGCCGATGTTGGAATTCCGTGTCTTTAACTCACCCATGTTTACGGTCACAACAATATTGTCTGTCTTAGTATTTGCGATCATGGTAGGAACGCAAACACTATTACCAATTTACGCACAGGATGTAGTAAGCTTTACCGCTCTTGAATCGGGCTTAATGCTGCTTCCAGGGGCACTGATCATGGGCTTTATGTCTCCGGTAACTGGGAGGATATTTGATAGATTTGGTGGTAAGTGGCTTTCTGTAAGTGGTTTTTCCTTAATTTCGGTGTCGTTGATTTTGTATACAAACTTGTCACTCGATACATCTATCGTATGGATTGCGACGATATTTTTCATAATGATGATTGGTATCTCGATGATGATGATGCCGTTAATGACAGCTGGCATTAATGCCTTGCCGCCCCATCTCATTCCTCACGGTACGGCAATGAGCAATACATTCCGGATGGTTGGCGGATCAATTGGAACTGCAATCCTAGTTTCTGTTATGAGTAATGCATCCTTAAACACATCACTTCAACAACCTAAACAAGCAGCAATGGATGGAATTCAAGATGCATTTATGATTGCATCCATAGTGGGGATTTTAGGTGTTTTATTGTCGTTCCGTGTAAAAAGCAAGAAAGATAAAGAAAAAGTGATAAGCGAATAA
- a CDS encoding MarR family winged helix-turn-helix transcriptional regulator, which produces MRNNTIGSLIWLRLVRFTNQSNQMSNDFLKRFDLTTAQFDVLVQIQIYQPLTQSELAEKVTVTQGGISRMLSRLEKEDYITRKQDWKTKTISLTEKAELVLKEAMPAQLEFQSSFFDDVLTEEEKKTLYTLITRVHKHSQIKKLPSE; this is translated from the coding sequence ATACGTAATAATACAATTGGATCGTTAATCTGGCTACGTTTAGTACGTTTTACAAACCAAAGTAACCAAATGTCGAATGATTTTTTAAAGCGATTTGATTTAACAACTGCCCAATTTGATGTACTTGTTCAGATTCAAATATATCAGCCACTCACACAAAGCGAGTTAGCAGAGAAGGTAACGGTCACACAAGGTGGTATATCCCGGATGCTCTCAAGGCTAGAAAAAGAAGACTATATTACTCGTAAACAAGACTGGAAAACGAAAACGATTAGTCTAACAGAGAAGGCAGAATTAGTATTAAAAGAGGCAATGCCAGCACAACTTGAATTCCAATCGTCATTTTTTGATGATGTTTTAACTGAAGAAGAAAAGAAAACATTGTATACACTTATAACACGAGTGCACAAACACAGCCAAATAAAAAAATTACCGTCTGAGTAA
- a CDS encoding ring-cleaving dioxygenase, giving the protein MFKVPGHHHISMMTKNAQINNQFYQKVLGLRRVKKTVNQDDPSMYHLFYGDLTGSAGTELSFFEMPLVGRTHRGTNAITQIGLLVPSFESLVYWKKRFESMNVKHDEITKYVGRDALHFEDSEGLRMILINNNGEYIPDYWSAWGDSFVEEKHRILGMGAVEITVRHLDKTAKMLRDIFGYFEVSRSDTEAIYQSIAGQSLGEIVIKQQDGEREKPGRGSIHHLAIRVNNEEELRYWDGIVKERGFHSTGIVDRFYFKSLYFRESNGILFEIATDGPGFTVDSTVEELGKILDLPPFLEKRRTEIEAKLVPID; this is encoded by the coding sequence ATGTTTAAAGTACCTGGTCATCATCATATTTCGATGATGACGAAAAACGCTCAAATAAATAATCAATTTTATCAAAAAGTATTAGGACTACGCAGAGTGAAAAAGACTGTAAATCAAGACGATCCTTCGATGTATCACTTATTTTACGGCGATTTAACCGGTAGTGCGGGAACTGAGCTATCATTTTTTGAAATGCCTCTTGTAGGAAGGACACACCGTGGCACAAATGCTATTACTCAAATCGGCTTACTTGTTCCATCATTTGAAAGTCTCGTATATTGGAAAAAGCGTTTTGAGTCAATGAATGTTAAGCATGATGAAATTACAAAATATGTTGGACGGGATGCGCTCCATTTTGAAGACTCTGAAGGACTGCGAATGATCTTAATAAATAATAACGGTGAATATATTCCTGATTATTGGTCAGCGTGGGGAGATTCTTTCGTCGAAGAAAAGCACCGTATCTTAGGAATGGGGGCAGTCGAAATAACAGTCCGCCATTTGGATAAAACAGCCAAAATGCTACGAGATATCTTTGGTTACTTTGAAGTAAGCCGTTCAGATACAGAAGCAATTTATCAGTCTATTGCAGGGCAATCATTAGGAGAAATTGTCATTAAACAGCAAGATGGGGAAAGAGAAAAACCTGGTAGAGGAAGCATCCATCATCTGGCAATTCGTGTGAACAATGAGGAGGAATTACGTTATTGGGATGGGATCGTTAAAGAGCGTGGCTTTCACTCAACTGGAATTGTCGATCGTTTTTATTTTAAGAGTTTATATTTCCGTGAATCCAATGGCATTCTATTTGAGATTGCGACGGATGGTCCTGGATTTACTGTAGATTCGACAGTTGAAGAATTAGGGAAAATATTAGATTTACCACCATTTTTAGAAAAACGACGTACAGAAATTGAAGCGAAATTAGTACCAATAGATTAA